Proteins from a single region of Ailuropoda melanoleuca isolate Jingjing chromosome 15, ASM200744v2, whole genome shotgun sequence:
- the APOF gene encoding LOW QUALITY PROTEIN: apolipoprotein F (The sequence of the model RefSeq protein was modified relative to this genomic sequence to represent the inferred CDS: inserted 2 bases in 2 codons), translated as MSGLRSITIQVELLFCYLLLLPVDVISYGNRTNIPSSLRSWPPSSDPLSCQTLLPKSLHGFTHMAPLPKFLVALPLVIALEKAGCLADVWTLQLQLYRQGGVQATQKLIQHLQXAQKSRSPGRAVSVDALVSALQLLAREQPGPKRTERSLPINDCEQERGVHNILQWFPGVETYYNLGTALYYAAQNCPVKAKERGQDGVIDMGYDLLMTMAGLSGGPTGLLINVALKPAVKAGIEQLIQYYYVKEANSALPEISRGXWGGTSDVSDLEETTTVAF; from the exons ATGAGTGGCCTCAGATCCATCACGATACAAGTTGAGCTGCTTTTTTGCTACCTCTTGCTGCTCCCTGTGGATGTCATTTCATACGGAAACCGGACAAATATTCCCTCATCCTTGAGATCCTGGCCACCTTCCTCAGACCCCTTGTCCTGCCAGACACTGCTCCCAAAGTCCCTGCATGGCTTCACCCACATGGCTCCTCTACCCAAGTTCCTGGTAGCCTTGCCACTGGTGATCGCCCTGGAGAAAGCTGGTTGCCTGGCTGATGTCTGGACCCTGCAATTGCAGCTGTACCGCCAGGGGGGTGTACAAGCTACACAGAAACTCATCCAACATCTTC GAGCTCAGAAAAGCAGAAGCCCAGGGAGGGCAGTTTCAGTGGATGCCCTGGTCTCTGCTCTACAGCTGTTGGCCAGGGAGCAACCAGGCCCCAAACGGACCGAACGCTCCCTCCCTATCAATGACTGTGAGCAGGAGCGAGGTGTGCACAATATACTCCAGTGGTTTCCAGGAGTGGAAACCTACTACAATCTCGGCACAGCTTTGTATTATGCTGCTCAGAACTGTCCAGTCAAGGCCAAGGAACGAGGCCAAGATGGGGTCATAGATATGGGTTATGACCTTCTGATGACCATGGCTGGATTGTCTGGAGGACCCACAGGACTACTAATCAACGTTGCACTTAAGCCTGCAGTGAAGGCTGGGATTGAGCAGTTGATCCAGTATTACTATGTGAAAGAGGCAAACTCTGCTCTGCCAGAGATCAGCAGGG TTTGGGGGGGGACCTCAGACGTGAGTGACCTGGAAGAAACAACTACCGTGGCCTTTTAG